The nucleotide window TACATCACTAGTTTTATGTTATCACTGGGGGGGGGTAAAAAGCAATGGATTGGTTGAAAGGCTTATTGCAAAGGTGTTTTTAGCTGTTTTTGTCAGGACTAGCTTGATTTATAGGAACAGATTTTATGCATTTATTGTACACTTTTGGTAAATTTTCTAAAGAACATTCTGTATCAATAGTTTTTATAGGGTAATTTTTTTTCACAGCTTGTTTGATCGGTTCAGCTTGAGTATGAAAATAATCTAAGCGTTTCTGTACGATCTCTTTAGTATCCGATTGTCGAGTCCATAGTTCGCCTTGACAGCAATCACAGATCTCTGGTTTTGCAGGAGGAAGTGAAGCTGAATTATAAATATGAGAACAATTTTTGCAAACTTGTCGCATTAATATTCTATCGATGCAGGTTTGATCACTCGCTTTAAGCTCTACAAAGCATACTTTATCAAGTAAATTATTGTCTTGAAAAAAATTGTGTAAAAATTCATATGATTCAACTGAATGAGGAAATCCTTCAAGAATAAACAGTTTTTTCTGTTTATGAATGTTTAATATATTATCCGTAATAATTTTACGAACACTCTTTTCATCAACGTAGTCTCCTTTTTCAATAATGGGTTGTATTTTTTTTCCAAATTCAGTTTGCTTATTGATTTCGCTTCTAAAAATATCTCCGGGTGAAATGCTTACATAGTTATAATTTTGTGTAAGATAGTGAGAGAATGTGCCCTTACCGCTGCCGGGCATGGATATAAGAACCAAGTTTTTATAGCATTGTTCAGGCTTTGATTGAAACCAATTAGCTTTTTCTGGATCAACAATTTGTATAGAATCATTTTTTATTACGTAAAAGATGACATGATCTTTTACGTTTTTTTCTTTCCATTTTGATTTAATCCATTCTATTTCTTTGGTTGTTGCTTTATTAATACGCGCGTCATAATTGTTGATAACAAAATGAACAGTTATTCCTTTGGAGATAAAAAAATGAAGGCCGCCTAAACACATATTCCATAAGGTTTCCAATTCAGGAGAATCATCCGAAGGAATTTGTTCCGGATAGCGTCCAAAAGGCTCAAGGTATATGGGGAAATTATGCAGAAATGTATGATATTCAGTTAGATATTGATTATATATGACAAATTTTTTATCTTTTACCTCTTCTTGATATGCAGGACTTCGCAAGACATCATTATATTGATCGACTAATTTTGGTAGTGCGTTAATATTACAGCTATCAGAAAATAGCTTAGAAAATGGTTTAACATTTCCGATCCTAAAATAATCTTCCAGTTCTAATCTTTTTGCAAAGGCAATGCGGTCCGCATTAGTACCATACAGTAAATCTCCTTCATTCCATGTGAATAAAAAGTTGTTATTGATAATGCTTGATTCAAGGTGCGGTTTATCTTGTTTTATTTTTTTTAAATTCTGTTTATATAAATATTCATTATCTATTATTTTTTGTAG belongs to Candidatus Dependentiae bacterium and includes:
- a CDS encoding nucleoside monophosphate kinase, producing the protein MIRFKNCFLFLILYVSCTVANPNQLSVLINNKEKVANNNIKNITFVSVPFYGHFNILMKSSIYLAAQKQYNIRFIITGWENIQIFPEYIKKLTDAGIQVHIVNDTSLTSSAPMVFTFPRTVHLVDKTIELIKGSDVIIYDFFALEGYFAGQALNIPTICSIPAIVGPFNPKNKQFIEGIQNNRPLINQLEKKFNIPIARNLEMVSDAFLLPSENENIIWSWPKLIKASNYQCNRNLKNVTFVRPEKLKTEPYTIKKAPHQKLIYVSLGTVVTKNLWNNVPAVHTFVSHIFDTLTQKLGNQEKYVVVISAGRNPQEIMPNPPSNFHIFESVPQGTILEQADIFITHGGGNSVNEAIDTEVPMIVIPFFGDQHLSALNIQKLNIGISFLHKPKNREAAINTESGLFERSSLKPLSNLTKALQKIIDNEYLYKQNLKKIKQDKPHLESSIINNNFLFTWNEGDLLYGTNADRIAFAKRLELEDYFRIGNVKPFSKLFSDSCNINALPKLVDQYNDVLRSPAYQEEVKDKKFVIYNQYLTEYHTFLHNFPIYLEPFGRYPEQIPSDDSPELETLWNMCLGGLHFFISKGITVHFVINNYDARINKATTKEIEWIKSKWKEKNVKDHVIFYVIKNDSIQIVDPEKANWFQSKPEQCYKNLVLISMPGSGKGTFSHYLTQNYNYVSISPGDIFRSEINKQTEFGKKIQPIIEKGDYVDEKSVRKIITDNILNIHKQKKLFILEGFPHSVESYEFLHNFFQDNNLLDKVCFVELKASDQTCIDRILMRQVCKNCSHIYNSASLPPAKPEICDCCQGELWTRQSDTKEIVQKRLDYFHTQAEPIKQAVKKNYPIKTIDTECSLENLPKVYNKCIKSVPINQASPDKNS